The Parabacteroides sp. AD58 genome includes a window with the following:
- a CDS encoding glycerophosphodiester phosphodiesterase — protein MKKLLLTCSFVLLAGLSPLSAQTQLVAHRGFWDREGSAQNSIASLEASHEVHAYGSELDVIITADGIPVVHHDDEVQGMRIEDASYEQIKDIQLQNGEVIPTFESYLQKFATLPDMKLVVEIKPHKRVVNEDRAVNAVVALIEKYQLENRVDYISFSMNICKELVDRVPYASVAYLNGEVSPADLKRLGMDMDYHYKAFEKNPTWIQEAKELGVKVNVWTVNDPVLMQSLMDQGVDFITTDKPLEFNKLKAE, from the coding sequence ATGAAAAAGTTATTACTCACTTGTTCCTTTGTATTGTTGGCTGGACTTTCGCCGTTGTCGGCTCAAACACAGTTGGTAGCGCACCGTGGTTTCTGGGATCGGGAAGGATCAGCCCAGAATTCCATTGCTTCACTTGAAGCTTCGCATGAAGTACATGCGTATGGTTCAGAGTTGGATGTAATTATTACGGCTGACGGTATTCCGGTAGTACACCACGATGATGAAGTGCAGGGAATGCGAATTGAAGATGCGTCTTATGAACAGATAAAGGACATCCAGTTGCAGAACGGAGAAGTTATTCCTACTTTTGAAAGTTATCTGCAGAAGTTTGCAACGCTTCCGGACATGAAGCTAGTTGTGGAAATCAAACCTCATAAGCGGGTTGTCAATGAAGACCGGGCTGTCAATGCAGTTGTTGCCTTGATAGAGAAATATCAGTTGGAAAACCGGGTTGATTATATCTCTTTCAGTATGAATATCTGTAAAGAACTGGTAGACCGTGTTCCGTATGCGTCGGTTGCTTATTTGAATGGCGAGGTTTCTCCTGCCGATTTGAAGCGCTTGGGCATGGATATGGATTACCATTATAAAGCCTTTGAAAAGAATCCTACCTGGATACAGGAAGCAAAAGAGCTTGGAGTAAAAGTAAACGTCTGGACCGTCAACGATCCGGTTTTAATGCAATCGCTGATGGATCAGGGCGTTGATTTCATCACGACAGACAAGCCTCTGGAGTTTAATAAACTCAAAGCTGAATAA
- the rsmI gene encoding 16S rRNA (cytidine(1402)-2'-O)-methyltransferase: MAKLTVVPTPVGNLEDMTFRAIRVLKEADLVLAEDTRTTGILFKHFEIQNKMQSHHKFNEHKTVEQLAARIKAGENIALVSDAGTPAISDPGFMLVRECVRQGVDVECLPGATAFVPALVASGLPNEKFCFEGFLPQKKGRQTRLMELAEEERTIIFYESPYRLVKTLMQFMEFFGADRQVSVSREISKVHEETVRGTLEEVVQHFSEHEPKGEIVIVLAGLKQNKKDKRAEEEV, from the coding sequence ATGGCAAAATTAACAGTAGTTCCGACCCCGGTTGGTAATCTGGAAGATATGACATTCCGGGCAATTCGAGTATTGAAGGAAGCCGATTTGGTGCTGGCCGAAGATACGCGAACAACTGGAATTTTGTTTAAGCACTTTGAAATACAGAATAAGATGCAGTCGCATCATAAGTTCAACGAACATAAAACGGTAGAGCAGTTGGCTGCGCGGATCAAGGCCGGCGAGAATATCGCTTTGGTATCTGACGCGGGGACACCGGCTATCTCGGATCCGGGTTTTATGCTGGTGCGTGAATGTGTGCGGCAAGGTGTGGACGTAGAATGTCTGCCGGGTGCGACCGCGTTTGTCCCGGCACTGGTCGCTTCCGGTTTGCCGAATGAGAAATTCTGTTTTGAAGGTTTTCTTCCGCAGAAGAAAGGTCGTCAGACACGTTTGATGGAGCTGGCGGAAGAAGAACGTACAATTATTTTCTATGAATCACCTTACAGACTGGTGAAGACGCTCATGCAGTTTATGGAGTTTTTCGGTGCAGACAGGCAAGTGTCGGTCTCACGGGAGATTTCAAAAGTTCATGAGGAAACGGTTCGGGGAACATTGGAAGAAGTTGTTCAACATTTCTCCGAACATGAACCAAAAGGTGAAATTGTCATCGTATTAGCAGGCTTAAAACAAAATAAAAAAGACAAGAGAGCTGAAGAAGAAGTTTAA
- a CDS encoding ATP-dependent DNA helicase, giving the protein MINSFLKGKISQNFPHDPTPDQRFALESIADFLLATTPDSLLLLKGYAGTGKTSLIGALVKTLHELGQKTMLLAPTGRAAKVFSNYAGQKAYTIHKRIYRQKAFSNEPVGFLPAPNFYKDTIFIVDEASMITNDGVDSYIFGSGRLLDDLIHFVYSGENCRMILMGDEAQLPPVMQTESPALNPEILRGYNLEVTTVVLTQVVRQQEDSGILFNATRLREALRNYQVEIFPKLRLAGFQDFRKIGGEDLIEEIGSAYNQQGVEETMVITRSNKRAVIYNNGIRNRILYREEELSSGDRLMVSKNNYFWTAGMKEMDFIANGEIVEVVRVRRTYELYGFRFADVLVRFQDYDLELETKILLDTLQSETPSLSRELNDKLFYSVLEDYADVPTKAGKIKKMKVDPHYNVLQVKYAYAVTCHKAQGGQWKYVFLDIGYMTEEMLGEDFYRWLYTAITRATERLYLVNLPDDFVE; this is encoded by the coding sequence ATGATAAATAGTTTCTTAAAAGGCAAAATCAGCCAGAATTTTCCACATGATCCGACTCCCGATCAGCGTTTCGCTCTTGAATCAATAGCCGACTTTCTCCTTGCTACAACTCCTGATTCGTTGTTGTTGCTGAAGGGATATGCGGGAACTGGAAAGACCTCGTTGATTGGTGCTTTGGTGAAAACATTGCATGAACTGGGTCAGAAAACAATGTTACTGGCACCTACCGGCCGTGCTGCCAAAGTATTCTCCAACTATGCCGGGCAGAAAGCTTATACCATTCATAAACGAATCTACCGGCAAAAAGCATTCTCTAATGAGCCGGTCGGATTCCTTCCTGCACCAAATTTCTACAAAGATACAATTTTTATTGTAGATGAAGCATCTATGATAACAAATGATGGGGTAGATTCATATATTTTTGGATCTGGTCGCCTTTTAGATGATCTGATTCACTTCGTTTATTCGGGGGAGAACTGCCGGATGATCTTGATGGGGGATGAAGCACAGCTCCCGCCGGTGATGCAGACTGAAAGTCCGGCGTTAAATCCGGAGATACTCAGAGGCTATAATTTAGAGGTGACAACAGTCGTATTGACCCAAGTAGTCCGTCAGCAGGAGGATTCGGGCATCTTGTTTAATGCAACGCGGTTGCGGGAGGCTTTGCGTAACTATCAGGTAGAGATTTTTCCGAAGTTGAGGCTGGCCGGTTTTCAGGATTTCAGGAAAATAGGTGGTGAAGATCTGATTGAAGAGATCGGTTCTGCTTATAATCAGCAGGGCGTGGAGGAAACCATGGTGATTACCCGTTCCAATAAGCGGGCTGTCATATATAATAATGGTATACGTAACCGGATTCTGTATCGCGAAGAAGAATTGTCGTCGGGCGACCGGCTGATGGTTTCCAAAAACAATTACTTCTGGACGGCCGGGATGAAGGAGATGGACTTCATCGCCAATGGTGAGATTGTGGAAGTGGTTCGGGTAAGACGTACCTACGAATTGTATGGTTTTCGTTTTGCGGATGTGCTAGTCCGTTTTCAGGATTACGACTTAGAGTTAGAAACGAAAATACTTTTGGATACACTGCAAAGCGAAACGCCTTCTCTGTCGCGTGAATTGAACGATAAGCTTTTCTATTCCGTATTGGAAGATTATGCGGATGTTCCGACGAAGGCTGGGAAGATCAAGAAGATGAAAGTGGATCCGCATTATAATGTCCTTCAGGTAAAATATGCGTATGCCGTTACATGTCACAAAGCTCAGGGCGGGCAGTGGAAATATGTGTTCTTAGATATCGGGTACATGACGGAAGAAATGCTGGGAGAAGATTTTTACCGCTGGCTGTATACAGCTATAACGCGTGCGACCGAGCGCTTGTATTTAGTCAATCTGCCGGATGATTTTGTGGAATAG
- a CDS encoding DUF3822 family protein: MAVLIPELLSKESENYIVSIRLLPDGLSFSGYNPHIKGSFFIHEEKWNPSDSYLKHLEDFFFAHECLAYTFKRFYVVQANADYTLVPLSLFLEKKADELYSFVFGHSADRQILHQPLKDDNQIIIYSMAPDVYTFCSRSLANPVFVHTQSAVFPLWKQRSLTKACRVMFASLAGGRLIIACYEQGQLLFTNYFQVAEYKEILYYTLYIWKQQQFDVQADRLYLSGEAQQTKELKMALSAYIMNVDIFDYPSEVYLMGTEILRTPIDLIALYLCEL; encoded by the coding sequence ATGGCGGTTTTAATTCCGGAGTTATTATCGAAAGAATCTGAGAATTATATAGTGTCCATTCGGCTTTTGCCGGATGGACTTTCTTTTTCTGGATATAACCCACATATTAAAGGAAGTTTCTTTATCCATGAAGAGAAATGGAATCCGTCGGATTCTTACTTAAAACATTTGGAAGATTTCTTTTTCGCGCACGAATGCTTAGCGTATACCTTCAAACGCTTTTATGTCGTACAGGCAAATGCAGATTATACACTGGTGCCTCTTTCTCTTTTTTTAGAGAAAAAAGCGGATGAACTGTACTCATTTGTTTTCGGACATTCAGCAGACAGACAAATTTTACACCAGCCGCTAAAGGATGACAATCAGATAATCATCTACAGTATGGCACCCGATGTATACACGTTTTGTTCACGTTCGTTAGCCAACCCGGTCTTTGTTCATACACAGAGTGCCGTATTTCCTCTCTGGAAACAACGAAGCCTTACGAAGGCATGCCGGGTGATGTTTGCCTCACTTGCCGGCGGACGGCTGATAATAGCCTGCTATGAACAAGGGCAACTGCTGTTTACCAATTACTTTCAGGTAGCCGAATACAAAGAGATTCTCTACTATACCTTATATATATGGAAACAACAGCAATTTGATGTACAGGCAGACAGGCTGTATCTGTCAGGAGAAGCCCAGCAAACGAAGGAACTGAAAATGGCATTAAGCGCCTACATCATGAATGTAGACATATTTGATTATCCATCAGAAGTATATTTGATGGGAACCGAAATACTTCGTACACCCATTGATTTAATAGCTTTATATTTATGCGAATTATAA
- a CDS encoding YjjG family noncanonical pyrimidine nucleotidase yields the protein MKYKNLFIDLDDTLWDTYHNNKECLKELYADYKMDRHYASFEAFFAIYMPHNEELWAKYRNGEIDRQTLIIDRFRYVFRPLGIEDPKEILRINNDFLHRTTLQKRLVPGAIELLEYLRPNYRMFILSNGFREVQSLKLQNSGLAPYFDRLILSEDANIQKPHKGIFDYALVNTNSRRNESLMIGDSWDADIVGAYQSRIDQIWFNPKDCPPKGFIPTFTVKKLDEIKNIL from the coding sequence ATGAAATATAAAAACCTGTTCATTGATTTAGACGATACGCTTTGGGATACGTATCATAATAATAAAGAATGCCTCAAAGAGCTATATGCCGATTATAAGATGGATCGTCATTATGCCTCTTTCGAGGCATTTTTTGCTATCTATATGCCGCACAACGAAGAGCTGTGGGCAAAATACCGGAATGGTGAAATTGATCGGCAGACTTTGATAATCGACCGTTTCCGTTATGTGTTTCGTCCGTTAGGAATCGAAGATCCGAAAGAAATTCTTCGGATAAATAACGACTTCCTGCATCGGACGACCTTGCAGAAACGATTAGTGCCGGGAGCCATCGAGCTGCTGGAATATCTGCGTCCGAATTATCGGATGTTTATTCTTTCTAACGGATTTCGGGAGGTTCAGTCTCTGAAATTACAGAATTCGGGGCTGGCTCCTTATTTTGACCGTTTGATCTTGTCGGAAGATGCGAACATACAGAAACCGCATAAAGGAATATTCGATTATGCGTTGGTGAATACCAATTCACGGCGGAACGAATCGTTGATGATTGGCGACAGTTGGGATGCTGATATCGTAGGTGCTTACCAGTCCCGCATAGATCAGATCTGGTTTAATCCGAAGGACTGTCCTCCCAAAGGCTTTATTCCAACCTTTACCGTAAAGAAGTTAGACGAAATCAAAAATATATTGTAG
- a CDS encoding RsmD family RNA methyltransferase — MRIISGIYGKRRFDVPSSFSARPTTDFAKENLFNVLSNLIDFEDLDALDLFAGTGSISFELLSRGCRQVTSVEKNNAHASFIAKVGKELKTNGLNLIRGDVFRFLRTAPSQSFDFIFADPPYALKELPEVPAMIFERDLLRPEGIFVMEHPANYEFSQLPYFDQHRAYGSVNFSIFRKEEG; from the coding sequence ATGCGAATTATAAGTGGTATTTACGGCAAACGCCGGTTTGACGTGCCGTCGTCGTTCAGTGCCCGTCCGACAACTGATTTTGCAAAAGAGAATTTATTCAATGTGCTGTCAAATCTGATAGACTTTGAAGATTTAGACGCTCTCGATCTTTTTGCCGGCACAGGCAGTATCTCATTTGAATTACTATCCAGAGGCTGCCGGCAGGTCACTTCGGTCGAGAAGAACAATGCCCATGCGTCTTTTATAGCCAAAGTAGGAAAGGAACTGAAGACAAACGGACTGAATTTAATCCGTGGAGATGTATTCCGTTTTCTCCGTACGGCCCCGTCTCAAAGCTTTGATTTCATTTTCGCGGATCCGCCTTACGCATTAAAGGAATTACCTGAAGTTCCGGCCATGATCTTCGAACGTGATTTGTTACGGCCAGAAGGAATCTTTGTCATGGAACATCCAGCCAATTACGAATTCTCCCAGCTTCCGTACTTCGACCAGCATCGTGCTTACGGATCGGTCAATTTCAGTATTTTCCGAAAAGAAGAAGGATGA
- a CDS encoding glycoside hydrolase family 13 protein, protein MKRLILLIMIIGWISSSAMSIEIKRLEPACWWIGMQNPELQLMVYGDNLAGSEVAIDYPGVTIKEVVNVENPNYLFLYLNISKGTAPGTLNITFQKGKKTQVKHIELKERNRKAGAAGFTPADVMYLITPDRFANADSSNDNLEDVKVDRSKPNARHGGDLRGIINKLDYIQDLGFTTIWLNPVLENKMPGGSYHGYAITDFYQVDPRFGSNEEYVELVDKAHAKGMKVVMDMIFNHCGSSHWWMKDLPCSDWLNNQSEFVQTTHFKWTIMDVHAPQSEKDLLVKGWFTRGMPDLNQQNRHLARYLIQNSIWWIEYARIDGIRQDTHPYADYNFMAEWCQEVEREYPDFNIVGEAWYPRGSASAWWQAGSPINDKDSHLKTVMDFDLTFTCQKAFNEVCSSQEGSEAGLFKIYEVIAQDFLFPDPNNILIFLDNHDLSRFSQKGESDLRRYKQAIAFLLTTRGIPQIYYGTEILMYGNKSEGDGNIRKDFPGGWAGDPVDAFTSAGRTELQNEAWNYLQKLLKWRQQSEAVTTGKLVHYTPDGSGCYVYARIKNDKTVLVIMNGTDEKQTLDMSRFQEVIQEKRIGQDIISGKSISIDSSLPVDARGVYILEL, encoded by the coding sequence ATGAAAAGGCTAATCTTATTAATCATGATCATCGGATGGATATCAAGCTCGGCTATGTCCATTGAAATTAAACGGTTAGAACCCGCCTGCTGGTGGATTGGAATGCAAAATCCGGAATTACAGCTAATGGTCTATGGAGACAACTTAGCAGGATCTGAGGTTGCTATAGATTATCCGGGAGTTACAATCAAAGAAGTGGTAAATGTAGAAAACCCCAATTATCTATTTCTTTACCTCAACATTTCGAAGGGAACTGCTCCTGGAACGCTCAACATCACTTTCCAAAAAGGAAAGAAGACACAAGTAAAGCATATTGAATTGAAAGAACGAAACCGTAAAGCCGGTGCAGCCGGCTTTACACCAGCCGATGTCATGTATTTAATTACGCCGGACCGTTTCGCTAATGCTGATTCATCAAATGACAATCTGGAAGATGTCAAGGTCGATCGTTCTAAACCCAACGCCCGTCATGGTGGTGACTTACGGGGAATCATCAACAAGTTAGACTATATTCAGGATTTAGGCTTCACAACGATCTGGCTGAATCCAGTCTTGGAAAATAAGATGCCGGGAGGTTCTTATCATGGATATGCGATTACAGACTTCTATCAGGTAGATCCTCGTTTTGGAAGTAACGAAGAATATGTAGAGCTGGTAGACAAAGCCCATGCAAAAGGTATGAAGGTCGTTATGGACATGATCTTCAATCATTGTGGAAGTTCTCATTGGTGGATGAAAGATCTACCGTGTTCCGACTGGCTGAATAATCAGTCGGAGTTTGTGCAGACAACTCATTTTAAATGGACAATCATGGATGTGCATGCACCCCAATCAGAAAAAGACCTTCTGGTTAAGGGCTGGTTTACTCGAGGTATGCCTGACTTAAACCAACAGAACAGACATCTTGCCCGTTATCTGATTCAGAATAGCATTTGGTGGATTGAATATGCCCGGATCGATGGTATCCGACAAGATACACATCCATATGCCGATTACAATTTTATGGCTGAGTGGTGCCAAGAAGTCGAAAGAGAATATCCCGATTTCAATATTGTTGGTGAAGCTTGGTACCCCAGAGGTAGTGCTTCTGCCTGGTGGCAAGCTGGTTCACCCATTAACGACAAAGACAGTCATCTGAAAACTGTTATGGACTTTGATTTAACCTTCACTTGCCAAAAGGCGTTCAACGAAGTCTGTTCCAGTCAGGAAGGATCAGAAGCCGGATTGTTTAAGATTTACGAAGTCATTGCCCAGGACTTTCTGTTCCCTGATCCCAACAATATTTTGATCTTCCTCGACAATCACGATCTGAGTCGCTTCTCTCAAAAGGGAGAAAGTGACCTGCGCAGATACAAACAGGCTATTGCTTTCTTATTAACGACTCGTGGCATTCCTCAAATTTATTACGGAACAGAGATTCTGATGTATGGGAATAAATCAGAAGGAGACGGGAACATCCGGAAAGATTTTCCTGGTGGCTGGGCTGGCGATCCTGTTGATGCATTTACTTCTGCTGGAAGAACAGAATTGCAGAACGAGGCATGGAACTATCTGCAGAAACTGTTGAAATGGAGACAACAATCTGAAGCTGTCACTACGGGTAAGTTAGTTCATTACACGCCGGATGGAAGCGGGTGTTATGTCTATGCCCGTATCAAGAATGATAAAACCGTACTCGTTATCATGAATGGTACCGATGAAAAACAGACTTTGGATATGAGCCGATTCCAAGAAGTCATTCAAGAAAAGCGCATCGGGCAAGATATTATCAGTGGTAAATCAATCAGTATTGATTCATCCCTGCCAGTTGATGCCCGCGGTGTCTACATTCTGGAGTTATAG
- a CDS encoding glycoside hydrolase family 3 N-terminal domain-containing protein translates to MRITSILLCSLLGASTLSYAANQKSNIYQKGWIDFNKNQKKDIYEDPTKPIEDRVNDLLNQMTLEEKTGQLLAEFGWPLFSREGNKITLTDEARKVVVEHGTGSLWGFMRADPWTQKTLKNGLNTHYAIEATNLLQHYCIEETRLGIPMFLAEECPHGHMAIGTTSFPTGIGQASTWNPDLLRRLGAAQAKEVRKQGGHIGYGPVIDLARDPRWSRVEEGFGEDTYLSGELGKAIVEGMQNNPEYPIISTVKHFTAYGWTEGGHNGGAAHMGENEMQEVILPPFRKVVEAGLLSLMTSYNEIDGVPCTGNKKLITDLLKDTWNFKGFVVSDLFSIDGMTGHGVAGNLKEAADIAFQAGVESDLGGQAYRNLPELVKEGKISEKQIDEAVKKILYLKFQWKLFDEPFINPKNELTETELSEHRALAREVARQSIVLLKNENQVLPLQKDKIRSIAVIGPNADTPYNMLGDYTAPQPEGSVITVLDGVKKAVPNAEINYAKGCAIRDMSDEGMAEARAAAEKSDVIILVLGGSSARDFSAEFEATGAAKASRNELSDMDSGEGNDRCTLDLLGRQNELLDMMKETGKPLVVVLIKGRPLAVENCQEKADALLDAWYPGAEGGNAIADVLFGDYNPAGRLAISVPKNVGQLPVFYNPKRGANRRGYIEGDANPLYPFGYGLSYTSFSYDHMEVTPTDSHVKIAVTITNKGNYDGDEVVQVYVKDVISSHSTPEKNLKAFKREHFKAGESKVVELLVDKKELELYQGNGKWELEPGEFIFMAGGSSESLPLKTTITL, encoded by the coding sequence ATGAGAATTACATCCATTTTACTTTGCTCACTATTAGGAGCATCTACATTAAGCTATGCGGCTAACCAGAAATCTAACATCTACCAGAAAGGTTGGATAGACTTCAACAAGAATCAAAAGAAGGACATCTATGAAGATCCGACAAAACCAATAGAAGATCGAGTCAATGATTTGCTTAATCAAATGACGCTGGAAGAAAAGACCGGCCAGCTATTAGCTGAATTCGGATGGCCACTTTTCAGTCGGGAAGGGAATAAAATAACACTGACGGATGAAGCCCGTAAAGTCGTTGTTGAACATGGAACAGGTAGTTTATGGGGTTTTATGCGTGCCGATCCTTGGACTCAAAAGACATTGAAGAATGGATTAAATACGCATTATGCCATTGAAGCGACAAACCTGCTCCAGCATTATTGCATAGAAGAAACCAGGTTAGGCATTCCAATGTTCTTGGCAGAAGAATGTCCGCACGGACATATGGCTATCGGAACGACCTCTTTTCCTACAGGCATCGGACAAGCATCAACGTGGAATCCGGATTTATTGCGCCGACTGGGAGCTGCTCAAGCCAAAGAAGTACGTAAACAAGGCGGACATATCGGCTATGGTCCTGTAATCGACCTGGCCCGAGATCCACGCTGGTCACGAGTTGAAGAGGGATTTGGGGAAGACACATATTTATCCGGAGAACTTGGAAAAGCCATTGTAGAAGGAATGCAGAACAACCCAGAATATCCCATCATTTCAACGGTTAAACATTTTACCGCTTATGGATGGACGGAAGGCGGACACAACGGAGGTGCCGCTCACATGGGAGAAAATGAAATGCAAGAAGTTATCCTTCCTCCGTTCCGTAAAGTTGTCGAGGCCGGCCTGCTGTCTCTTATGACATCCTACAATGAAATTGATGGAGTTCCGTGTACCGGAAATAAGAAGTTAATTACCGATTTACTGAAAGATACATGGAATTTCAAAGGTTTTGTGGTTTCAGATCTCTTTTCGATCGACGGGATGACAGGTCATGGTGTAGCCGGAAACTTAAAAGAAGCTGCCGATATTGCATTTCAGGCTGGAGTTGAATCAGACTTAGGTGGACAAGCCTACCGGAATTTACCGGAACTGGTTAAAGAAGGGAAAATATCAGAGAAACAGATTGACGAGGCCGTCAAGAAAATCCTTTACTTGAAATTTCAATGGAAACTGTTTGATGAACCATTTATAAACCCTAAAAATGAATTGACAGAAACTGAATTAAGCGAACATCGTGCATTGGCCCGTGAAGTGGCCCGCCAGTCTATTGTCTTGCTAAAGAATGAGAATCAGGTCTTACCTTTACAAAAAGATAAGATCCGTTCCATTGCCGTAATTGGTCCGAATGCAGATACTCCTTATAATATGTTGGGCGACTATACAGCACCCCAGCCAGAAGGCAGCGTCATCACGGTTCTGGACGGAGTTAAGAAAGCTGTACCTAACGCAGAAATAAACTATGCTAAAGGTTGTGCCATTCGAGACATGTCTGACGAAGGAATGGCTGAAGCCCGAGCTGCCGCCGAAAAGAGCGATGTCATCATATTGGTTTTAGGTGGATCCAGCGCCCGGGATTTCTCGGCCGAATTTGAAGCAACCGGAGCAGCAAAGGCCAGCAGGAATGAGTTAAGCGACATGGATAGCGGTGAAGGTAACGACCGCTGTACATTAGACTTGCTTGGCCGGCAGAATGAATTGCTAGATATGATGAAAGAAACCGGCAAACCACTGGTAGTCGTATTGATCAAAGGACGACCATTAGCGGTAGAAAACTGCCAGGAGAAAGCAGATGCGTTATTGGACGCCTGGTATCCGGGTGCTGAAGGTGGTAACGCAATAGCAGATGTCCTTTTCGGAGATTATAATCCGGCCGGACGATTAGCGATTTCTGTTCCTAAAAATGTCGGACAATTGCCTGTCTTTTATAATCCCAAACGGGGCGCAAACCGTAGAGGTTATATTGAAGGTGATGCCAATCCGCTATATCCATTTGGATACGGACTGAGTTATACGAGTTTCAGTTATGACCATATGGAAGTAACTCCAACAGATTCACATGTTAAAATCGCTGTTACCATTACTAATAAAGGTAACTATGATGGCGATGAAGTCGTCCAAGTATATGTAAAAGACGTGATTTCATCACACAGTACTCCAGAAAAGAATCTGAAAGCATTCAAACGCGAACACTTCAAAGCAGGAGAAAGCAAAGTGGTAGAATTGCTCGTAGACAAAAAGGAACTGGAATTATACCAGGGTAACGGCAAATGGGAACTTGAACCGGGAGAGTTTATCTTCATGGCTGGTGGGTCATCCGAATCATTACCGCTCAAGACAACAATTACTCTTTAA
- a CDS encoding glycoside hydrolase family 16 protein — MKKLITTCVSWIAGVGLLVSCQSEKSDWKLVWEENFEQTDAFDPAVWSKIPRGTSDWDRHMSDFDSCYAMRDGKLILRGLVNYTQKNDTSSVLTGGVYSKGKKLFEHGRLEINARLHGARGAWPAFWLLPEDEKWPNGGEIDIMERLNNDSIAYQTVHSHYTYVQGIKDNPKQGSTGLINRDDFNVYAVELYPDSLCFFINDTHTFTYPRIETDKKGQFPFDRPYYLLLDMQLGGSWVGAVYKEDLPVEMEIDWVRFYQK; from the coding sequence ATGAAAAAACTAATTACTACTTGTGTCTCCTGGATAGCCGGAGTGGGACTTTTAGTAAGTTGCCAGTCGGAAAAATCAGATTGGAAATTAGTCTGGGAAGAGAATTTTGAACAGACGGATGCTTTTGACCCGGCTGTGTGGAGTAAGATACCGAGAGGAACATCGGATTGGGACCGGCATATGTCTGATTTTGATTCTTGTTATGCCATGCGCGACGGGAAATTGATTCTGCGCGGGTTGGTGAATTATACGCAGAAAAATGATACCTCATCCGTATTGACGGGTGGTGTGTACAGTAAGGGAAAGAAACTGTTTGAACACGGACGTCTGGAAATCAATGCACGTTTGCATGGTGCACGAGGAGCATGGCCTGCTTTCTGGTTGCTGCCGGAAGATGAAAAGTGGCCGAATGGCGGTGAGATTGACATTATGGAGCGGTTGAATAATGATTCGATTGCTTATCAGACGGTACATTCACATTATACGTATGTACAAGGTATCAAGGATAATCCGAAACAAGGAAGTACAGGCCTGATCAACCGGGATGACTTTAATGTGTATGCCGTAGAACTATATCCGGATAGTCTTTGCTTCTTTATTAATGATACCCATACATTTACTTACCCGCGCATTGAAACAGACAAGAAAGGACAATTCCCGTTCGATCGTCCTTACTATTTACTGTTGGACATGCAACTAGGAGGTTCATGGGTTGGAGCCGTGTATAAGGAAGATTTACCAGTTGAAATGGAAATAGACTGGGTTCGTTTTTATCAGAAATAA